Sequence from the Thermoanaerobacter uzonensis DSM 18761 genome:
TCTAGCTTTTCGTTTTTCATGACAAAAGCTGATAAGTATGCAGAAGAAGCAAACGTAAAAGGACTTGCCAAAATAAATATTTTAACTACTTCTATTGTTGCTCTAAGCTATGGAATAATCGTCTTTTTAAGTGTATATGTTGCACAGGATTTGATGAAAACAGTTGTGCAATCAATGCCAGCTTGGTTGGCTCATGGTTTTGAAGTAGCAGGCGGAATATTGCCGGCGGTAGGATTTGGTATGTTGCTTAGAGTTATGATGAAAGCAGAATACACGCCATATTTTATAATAGGATTTTTTATAGCTTCTTTCCTACCTTTTTCAAATTTATTGCCTATTGCGGTAATAGGTGCAGCTTTAGCACTTTACGAGTATTTCCGTACAAAAGATCAGTATCTTTTAAATAATGTAGTGGCAACGAAGGGAGATGAGTATAGTGACGGGATCTAATAAAAAAATGTTGACAAAAAAAGATATAACAAAACTAGCAATTTTTTCTTCACTTTTACAAGCCAGTTTTAACTATGAAAGAATGCAGGCAGGAGGATTTACTTTAGCACAATTACCATTTTTGAGAAAGGTATATAAAGATGATAAAAAAGGCCTTTCAGAGGCTATGAAGGACAACTTAGAATTTATAAATACTCATCCTAATTTAGTGGGATTTTTAATGGGCCTGCTGCTTTCTTTAGAAGAAAGTCATGAAGATAGAGGAGTAATTAGAGGATTAAAAGTGGCCTTGTTTGGTCCTCTGGCAGGTATTGGAGATGCTATTTTTTGGTTTACTTTACTTCCGATAATGGTAGGTATTAGTGCTTCTTTTGCTATGCAAGGAAGCTTAATTGGACCAATTTTGTTTTTTGCAGTGTATCTAAGCATCTGGTTATTACGTATTCCTTTAACTCATCTTGGCTATACTTTAGGTGTAAACGCTATAGACCTAATTAAAGAGCAATCAAAAATATTTTCTAAAGCAGCTTCTATACTTGGTGTTACTGTTATTGGAGGATTAATAGCCACATATGTGCATATTGAAGTATTAACTAAGATTCCAATAAATAAAGACCATGTTATATCATTGCAAACAGAATTTTTTGACAAAATTTTCCCTAATATTTTACCTTTAGGGTATACTTTATTGATGTTTTACCTATTAAAGAAGAAAAAAGTAAGCCCAGTTATATTGATATTAATAACATTCTTTATGGCGATATTCTTCTCATATTTAGGGGTTTTATGATATGCATGATACTGTGATCATCATTACAGGACATGGGAATTATGCAACTGGGCTAAAAAGTTCAATTCAGCTTATAGCTGGGATTATTGATGGTGCGTATGCAATAGATTTTAAGGAAAATGATTCAGATATGAGTTTGAAATATAAGATCAAGGAAATATTGGACAAATATCCTAATTCACCAGTTTTAATCATATGTGATATTGTTGGAGGAACACCTTTTAAAGTAGCTTCTGAATTTGCTGTTTCGGGTGATAAAAAAATAGAATTGGTAGCAGGGTGTAATTTAAGCGCTTTATTAGAAATAGTTTTGCAAAAGGATAAATTGTCAATTTCTGAGTTGGCTAATCTTGCTGTGAAAACTACTAAAAATAGTGTATTAAATTTTACACAGTATAATGAACATCATAAAGATGATGAAGGAACAGAGAAAATGAAGGAGGGTATTTAAGAGAGATTATTATTCTGCACTAGGGTGCTTTAAATGCCTGGTGCAGAATAGTTTTTTAGAACAGTTAAATAGGTTCAATATTTAAAATATATTTAGTGGTTTTATACTGAGTTTGAATAGGTGGTGAACAAAGTGTCATTAGTCAATACAAAAAAGATGCTTGAAGATGCTAAAAAAAACAAATATGCTGTAGGAGCCTTTAACGTGCACAACCTTGAAACTTTAAAAGCTGTTGCAAAAGCTGCATATGAAATGAGGTCACCTTTAATTTTACAGACAACACCGGGTACAATAAAACATGCAGGAGAAGACTATATAGCTGCAATGGCAAAAGTCGCATCAGAAAAATATGACATACCAATAGCACTACATTTAGACCACGGAAATTCCTTTGACCTCGTTGTAAAATGCATAAGAGCAGGTTACACTTCAGTAATGATTGACGGCTCAATGCTTTCCTATGAACAAAATGTCGAACTGACAAAAAAAGTTGTAGAAGTAGCTCATGCAGCAGGGGTGACTGTAGAAGCAGAACTTGGGAGTATAGTAGGCGTTGAAGACGATATGTACGTAAAAGAAGATAAAAGTGCATTTACAGATCCTGAAATGGCAGCGGATTTTGTAGAGAAGACAGGAGTTGACTCATTAGCTATAGCAATTGGCACGGCCCATGGGATGTACAAAGGAGAAGTAAAACTTGACTTTGAAAGGCTAAAAGAAATAGCGAGCTTAGTAGACATTCCATTGGTACTTCATGGTGCATCAGGAGTTCCTGATGAGTTGGTAAAAAAAGCTATAGCACTGGGTATATGCAAATTAAACATTGCTACAGAATTAAAAATTCCTTTTGCAAATGCAATAAAAGAAGTATTTAAAAATAACCCAGATGAGAGCGATCCAAGAAAATTCCTTGCACCTGGAGAAAGAGCAATAGAAGAAGTCGTAAAAGAAAAAATAAAACTTTTTGGCTGTGGTGAAAGAGCATGATATTGACAGTCACTTTAAATCCCTCAGTTGACAGAAGTTACAGAGTAGACAATTTTCAAGTGGGCAAAATTTTCAGAGCCCAGGAAGAAAACAGCGTGGCAGGTGGCAAGGGAATCAATGTAACAAAGGTTATAAAAACATTGGGAGAGGAGGTAACAGCAACAGGATTTTTAGGCGGTAAATCGGGAGAATTCATAGAAGAAGAGCTTAACAAAATAGGTGTCAAATGTAGCTTTATCAAAATAGATGGAGAAACTCGCACATGTATAGCAATTTTAGATCCTGTATCAAAAACTCAGACGGAAATCTTGGAAAAGGGACCTTATGTGTCTCAGGAGCATGTAGAAAAATTTTTAGACAATTTTAATGAACTATCAAAGAGCTGCAATATCATAACAGCCTCAGGCAGTGCACCTTCTGGTGTTCCTGAAGATATCTATATAGAACTAATAAATATCTCAAAGCAAAACGGTGCCAAATTAATTTTAGATACGAGCGGTGCATACCTATCAAAAGCCATTAGAGCAAAACCATTTATGATTAAACCTAACAAAGAAGAAGTAGAAAAACTGCTCAATAGAGAATTAGAAAATATTGAAGAAATCAAAAAAGCGGCTTTAGAGCTCAAACAGTTTGGAATAACTATTGTGTCAATATCTTTAGGCAGTGAAGGTTCTATCGTTGCATGTGAGGAGGGAGTATTTAGACTTATACCACCTCAAATAAAAGTAGCAAGCCCTGTGGGCTCAGGGGACTCATATGTTGCAGGTATGGCAGTAGGCATAAAAAGAGGATTTGATATTGTTGATGCTGCGATATTAGCAACTGCATGTGGAACGGCAAATGCCATGTATTACAAGACAGGATATGTTACATTAGAGAATGTTGAGCATTTAAAAAATAATGTAAAGGTCGAAAAACTTTAAAAAAACAAGGAGGTATAAAAATATGATATTAGGTTACAGTGAAGAACAATTAAAAGAAAAGAAAGGTTATGCTACAGCGAAAGAAATAAATCAGCAGCCGCGATTATGGAGAGAACTTTTTAATATTCTTTTACATCAAAAAAGAGAAATCACTGAGTTTTTAAATCCAATATTCCAAATAAAAGATTTAAAAATTATACTAACTGGTGCAGGAACATCTGCTTTTG
This genomic interval carries:
- the agaC gene encoding PTS galactosamine transporter subunit IIC, which produces MHSITLMQALLLTLMAIIVGVDFWLEAFFLFRPIIVGTLTGLILGDVHTGLIAGGLTELAFAGLTPAGGTQPPNPILAGLMTTVIAFTTGADPKTAIGLALPFSFLMQYIILFYYSSFSFFMTKADKYAEEANVKGLAKINILTTSIVALSYGIIVFLSVYVAQDLMKTVVQSMPAWLAHGFEVAGGILPAVGFGMLLRVMMKAEYTPYFIIGFFIASFLPFSNLLPIAVIGAALALYEYFRTKDQYLLNNVVATKGDEYSDGI
- the agaD gene encoding PTS galactosamine transporter subunit IID, translating into MSIVTGSNKKMLTKKDITKLAIFSSLLQASFNYERMQAGGFTLAQLPFLRKVYKDDKKGLSEAMKDNLEFINTHPNLVGFLMGLLLSLEESHEDRGVIRGLKVALFGPLAGIGDAIFWFTLLPIMVGISASFAMQGSLIGPILFFAVYLSIWLLRIPLTHLGYTLGVNAIDLIKEQSKIFSKAASILGVTVIGGLIATYVHIEVLTKIPINKDHVISLQTEFFDKIFPNILPLGYTLLMFYLLKKKKVSPVILILITFFMAIFFSYLGVL
- a CDS encoding PTS sugar transporter subunit IIA, which encodes MHDTVIIITGHGNYATGLKSSIQLIAGIIDGAYAIDFKENDSDMSLKYKIKEILDKYPNSPVLIICDIVGGTPFKVASEFAVSGDKKIELVAGCNLSALLEIVLQKDKLSISELANLAVKTTKNSVLNFTQYNEHHKDDEGTEKMKEGI
- the fba gene encoding class II fructose-1,6-bisphosphate aldolase yields the protein MSLVNTKKMLEDAKKNKYAVGAFNVHNLETLKAVAKAAYEMRSPLILQTTPGTIKHAGEDYIAAMAKVASEKYDIPIALHLDHGNSFDLVVKCIRAGYTSVMIDGSMLSYEQNVELTKKVVEVAHAAGVTVEAELGSIVGVEDDMYVKEDKSAFTDPEMAADFVEKTGVDSLAIAIGTAHGMYKGEVKLDFERLKEIASLVDIPLVLHGASGVPDELVKKAIALGICKLNIATELKIPFANAIKEVFKNNPDESDPRKFLAPGERAIEEVVKEKIKLFGCGERA
- the pfkB gene encoding 1-phosphofructokinase, which codes for MILTVTLNPSVDRSYRVDNFQVGKIFRAQEENSVAGGKGINVTKVIKTLGEEVTATGFLGGKSGEFIEEELNKIGVKCSFIKIDGETRTCIAILDPVSKTQTEILEKGPYVSQEHVEKFLDNFNELSKSCNIITASGSAPSGVPEDIYIELINISKQNGAKLILDTSGAYLSKAIRAKPFMIKPNKEEVEKLLNRELENIEEIKKAALELKQFGITIVSISLGSEGSIVACEEGVFRLIPPQIKVASPVGSGDSYVAGMAVGIKRGFDIVDAAILATACGTANAMYYKTGYVTLENVEHLKNNVKVEKL